The stretch of DNA TGATTGATGCCACTGGTAAATGTTTTGCTGAGAATGAGAGCTGGTAGAGTACCAAGAAGGCGCCAGCCTACTTGCGGTACAACCAATAAAGCTGTGCCAAATGTAAGTTGCAACAGCAGGGCACTATGATACAGTAATCCCAGCTGCTTGCACGAAATATTAACTACTAAGAATGCTTCTGGCCAGTAATACTAGGTGAAATTTGGCCTTGTTAGAAATATGGATGCAGATGGGGCAGTTCAGTTTGCCAGGTTTGCTGATCCACTTGGCCTGCTCAAAACTGTAAAGGCTATGTTTGGATGTCTGTAATGGACTCCCAGATTGGGATTTGGTATTCCCAGCTACCAATTCGGTTGTTTGGGTGCACATCAAAACGTCGAATGGAAATGGGCTCAAATACATCAGCGAATTCGCCATCTCACGCCCTCCCATGTTACGGAGCCATTTGCTACCAAAAGTTAAGAGGAAGTCCAGAGTGCCGAAACGGACCACGTGCATCCTAACTTAAAAGCTACGTGTGCTTTCACTTTCTGGATAACTTCTAAACCTTATGATTCCCTTAATTTGGCTACTGAAGAACACTCATTTTCTGCATATCTAGATTTCAGTAAAATTAATGAGTTACAACTGTATAACAATGGCTCTCTCCAAGAATTACAAGTCAGTAAGATGCAAACGCTGCAACTTTAAAATGAAGAATTTACCTTTTGAATTGTATAAGAACCCAGCGGAAACAGAAGAAGTAGTTTAGACAGTCGTTCTGCCtaaaatagttatgcaatgaaggaTCGAGAAGCTCCACCAGCTGAGGTAGGAAAAATATATACAAACTCAGTATGTTGTATTTATATTAGATTAAAAAGGTAAGAAATGGATGGAACCAATTACTATGAGACTAAGCTGAACAGCATTCATCAAAGACTTGAAATGAATAGCCATAGCATAGTTGGGATtagaagatactccctccgttccaaaatagatgactcaactttatattaactttgtactaaaattagtacaaagttgggtcatctattttggaacggagagagtagtaaCCATGGGATTGATGCATAGCTATAAAAATAATACATTATAATTCAGCATCTTAAAAAGTTAAAGATATTTAAAGGCTTCAAAGGATATGAgtgcattgccatttgtcaaagaaACCGAGGGAATCATATAAGTATTAATTAACACAAACCATAAGTATGCCCAAAGTGAAAATGTTTTCCTTGATTTGCATTAGATACACCAACAAAACTATtctaatagatataatattgaCCTCTAACAAGAATATCTACCGCGTACAGCTAGATTGGAAAAGGAGCAACATGATAATCAATAGTCCATATATACCTTGGATAATCCAAGTAGTTGAGCATGCATGCCATTCTGATCACGATTAAAATTGCCTCCTAGTCGTTCCATCAAAGAAGCAAAGCACCAAAATGCTTCGGACTCATCCTCCATGACATAAAGTATAGGTGCCAAGAAATCACTCATTCCCTGGAGGACagatcatatatgaatatggtatcGTTCCAACAAAACTGTAGACAAAACTTTATGGTCATCATAAAGAAAAATAAGTTTATGTAAGGTTTGAAGTTCAACTTTGTATCCCAAATAATCAGTTAATAAAGTTGCATAGATTTACAAGTTAATAACATAAAGATTTATTGGGTTGGTATACagtaccaagtactccctccgttcctaaatataagtctttttagacgatttcaatatggactacatacgcagCGAAATGCGTGAATCTCACTCTAAactgtgtctatatacatccgtacctAATCcacattgaaatctctaaaaagacttatatttagaaatggagggattaTCGATCATCAAACAGCTAATGTACCAACATGAAGCCGCTCTGTGTGTCAACACAGCGAAATAATGTCTAGGATGGCACACCTAACTCTCCTGAGTGTTGTATTAGATCTAAAACTGAGAATGAATGCATGCCAGGTGATTAGTAAATTCAACATCTATCTATGATGCTATTGTCTTAAACAAGCATGAGAATGAAGCATCTTCAAGCATTAAGACCAAAAGAAGGAAACAAAATAAGTAGTTGAAGACAGCTAGTGGACAGCTTGTTTCAGTTAAATGCCACACAGTTTCATTACATGGCGGGAATTGCAGATGCAGGGCTATATGTAAAGCACACTTACTTGACAATAACCCAGGTCAAAATTATAGAAGGAATATGTCACCAAGATGTCACGTAGAACTACAACATTTGGATTGTCATCTCCTTCATAGTAAGGAACAGATCTGTCTGTTCTCACCTTCATACCAAAAAAAGCGTCAAAATGTAAGCGAAAATAGTACAGTAGTACAGAATTATATACAAGGAGATGGTAGAAAGGATAAGAGGAAACTTATCCATACCACGTCTTTGTCAATAAGACCTTTTCTTTCCCTAAACTTGGTGAACCTTTTAGCTTGTGTGGTTGAGATACTCTGCAAATGCCACATGGTATAAGAATAATCACAATTATTTATTTAAAATGGAGATCGGTGTATCTCCTGATCTGAAAGCAATGAATATGATAAGAATTAAAACAGCTGGATGTGATCTAACAATACTTTGAATGGGTTGCTATTTATGCAAGCAACAGTATGCTTAACATAAATATCAGCCAATGTAATCACACCCAGAAACTGTGTCCAAACATTAATGTGCGACCATTCTCCTACTCGTCAAAACCAGAAATGCCTCGCAGACCATAAGCCTAAGAGAACAATATGTGTTTTATCTTCCTCATAAGCCAAATTCAGAGTTAAAAAAATTAACTATATCTATATAGTGCAACTGTGCAAGGGGATATGTCATGACCAGCATTCATAATTTATGCAGGAAAGGAGCAGCTTCGGGCACACTGAATTGCAGAAAATTAAACTTGTGAACCTTGACTAACCTTCCACTGGGATTTTATGGCTTCATATTCTTCTCGTTTCATGGCAGCAAGGTATTCCCTCTCAGCTTGTGTTGAATCATATTCATGATAACCCAACAAGAATTTCCAGACCTGCATGTTGAATATCAGTATATATGGATAAGATTGCCTTGCTGAGTAATTATGACACACAGAGTTAAGTACAACACCTCTTTTCTCAGAACATGATCGACTCCCCCATAGAAAATCTTCTTCCTCAGTGCCTTTGAATCCATAATTCTACCTTCAGGATCTAAGAAAGATCTCCACTGTCCAAAGATATTTATTCCCAAAAAATAGTAAGGATTCAGATGAAACAGAGAAGTACTGACATAGCATGATCAATACAGAAATAAGTGCCAGATGGTCGGTGATAAAGATCCATGAAACTAGGAACATGATGTTCAGTATAAATTCACACGGCTCCTGGTGACTGAAAAAAAAATATCAGACTAGCTTTTGGTAAAGCAATCCTTGTAAAGTGTTCAGCATGGTGCAGCTTAGCTTGTGGCATTACCAAGGATAAGTGGATAACTACAGGTTTGGACTGGAGGAAACAGGTAATGGCCTGCAAACTATCTAACCTTCAGAAACGGTGTTGTTCATACCAAAGGTTTCAGTATCTAATACAAAGGTTAGTAGGCCAGCCAGGAAGAGTAAGGTTTTGAACTTATGGGACACCTCCATTAGCAGGGGCGGGCCTAGGACCGGTGCTAGACGGTCCAGCCCAAGTAACCAAGGGAACATGTTGTACTGAAGACAAAAAATTCTGAATCTGAGTAGTCCAGCACCCTGTGACCGGTCAGCAGCCCACTTGGCCCCTCCCTTGGTCCGTTCCTGGGTGCACCCTTGTCCCTAACCTAAAGCTTCCTTAAAATCCAGGTCATAAACCAAAATTGAACATGATTGTTCCTAGAGTCTGAGCGAGAGACCAGGCAAATCTGGGAAGTGTGTACGTCCAACTTTATTGTTTTCAGTCCCACGATTGAACTGTACTTGATTGTCCTGAGGATCATAATATTTTATGATCATAAACACACTAGAAATCAAATGTCGGACTCATCCCAATTGTTTGGTTACACAACGTTCACAAGAGATGTATTACGCAAACTCGGTTACGGAACTAGCAACAATTACTACTGCTTCACAGCAGAATATGTGTAGTGCAACATGGATTTTTGCAAGGAAACATATATAGATGGTGACATAAAGTGCTCACAAAAATACATCAAATATCCGAGAATTGTTACCTCTTCAACAGTTAATGGGTTGCCTCTCTTTTTTCCCCACACCAGCAGTAACTCGTCAGACTACGAAAAGAGTAAGGAAACTGATGTTACACAAAATGAAGTATGCACAGTTCATAACCATGGAAGGTTAAGCAGGTTCAAACTTTCAATGTCATCACAATTCAGAACATAAAACTAAGCAGATCATTGTTTTCTAGAAAAAAATTCAAATCAAGTTTTCAAATTTGAGTTCATTAATTTACAGAAACTACAGTTAATAAAGTTCACTGGTGGTGAATTGACAGGTTATGATATTACATTTGAGCAAATGTCAGAAAAAATAGTAGCACAGCTTCAATTATCCGCCCGGTATAAGTGGCCTGCGGCCATGATCCTAATTTAAGCTTCGGAAGTTATTGCCAATTTGATTTAAATATATAAGTAAAATTAAATCTAAAAAGGAAGTAAAGTTCAAATGTGTGTCCAGACATCTGGTAAGCAACACTTCAAGAAGATGTATTTCAGTGCCGCAAGTTGTGGTGCCTGAATGGATACAAAGACAATACATCATGTAACATATGTTACCTCTACCGAGTCCGAGGGCAAAGAAGCATCATCCGGTGTTATTAGCTGATCTGCGTACTTGTCACTTGCTTTGTTGTCCAAAACATATTCTTGTTTTTGCCGTCCATAAGCATGAGAACCACTACTGTGATTTTCACGAAAGAGGCTTGATGTTGTCTCGCGCGCAAACTTCGTAACCAGTGAGAATTTCTCCAGAACTTGAAACGAAATGTCTCGGCCTGGATCACTCGATTTGCGCCTTTGCTTTGAGACATATTCAGACATGGTTGAAGGCCCCCCATATTTGGCATCATCTCCATGTCGTACTTCACTAACTGAACCAGTGAAGCTGAAGGAATTCTGTCGTGACATGGCATTAGCCACAGTGGCAACCCCTGGAAGCTCTAGAGATGACAGGCTTTTCTACAAAGGCATCAAAAGAGTTGGATTAAGGATGATGGCCTTTCTACAAGGAACAAGCGTAAATACTGCATCAGTAATCAGTAATCACTATAAGTTCAATTTGGTCAACACCTTGGTCAGAAAAAGAATTTTTTACCAATGATACTAGAAAGCCCAAACTTAACAGATTCACAAGGTCAACAGTTGCTGCAGGACAGAAAGAAGGGGGCCAAGGAACTAAAAAGAATCCCATTGATGGCATTGGGCCTTTTTACTATGACAGAGTAAGCTACCAACAGAATAACAAGATTCCAAATTATCAATTGAGAATGTTTTGCTCGATTCAAGAAGCTACAGCGGTATAACAAACCTGAAGAGGATCTTCAAAGTCGTTGACAAGAAATACATTAGGATCATCATCCGACCTACAACATAAAGAAAACATGTAACCACAAGCAGGTAAGAAAGACATTTGATACAAAGAGAAGTTAAATAGCATTTATAAATGTGGTTTCATAATCATGGGGATGTAGATCTTGTGGTCAGAGTTTGATGCTTCATTCAATTTCTTTCGAATAGGATGGATTGATGTTAAGATTCACAATCGAACTCTAGTAGAGTAGATGGCAAGGTCAACAGTCGGAGTTATCTCCCTGAGTTCAGAATATGTGGCACTAAGATGCTATCATACACAACAGGAGTAAAGCAAGACATGCATCGAGAAATTGTAGTTGAGAATATAGTTGATAGCCTTAATACATGACGCTTTCCGTTAAGGCATTTGTCAGTTGCTTTAAGTTCCATTTGTAGGAAGGCACAAGTTAGGCATTAATAAACAAAATATGTACAAACATGATTAAATATTTAGGATCACTGAGCCGAAAGAAGGAAACCTGATAATAAAGACATGCTGTTTCAATGTTGCGAACAATTCACGAATTCCGCCATTGTAGAAATAGAAAGGAGGAAAAGCCAAGCCTGCAGAAGTTGACAGACTAGATAAATAAGACTGGTCCCACTCAtaaatttgtctgccagtgtgctCATCTAATGATGATTGGGTCAGCTGGCAGAAGCAGAAATGCTAGGTGCGAACAATATATCTGAAAAAATCCGACCGCCAAGATATAAAAATCAAGCAGAGTTTCAAACCAGCTGCGAGATAAGAGGAACGAACACCAAGAAAAACACTTCACCTGATGAGAGAACA from Triticum dicoccoides isolate Atlit2015 ecotype Zavitan chromosome 6A, WEW_v2.0, whole genome shotgun sequence encodes:
- the LOC119317614 gene encoding GTPase-activating protein gyp7-like, translated to MVDPHYCDWQKPERDQQQTQSQRPTPHPTPPLPGSMRGEAEPAARGAGAADAGHPRSPDPHDLSDDPDYADAASVPASIHAAMRTDMADIGSEETARMDVVYEKERVTIHPTQYGSGRISGKLRLYLQLGSLFLSWEPNEGVNSFSTSSITAEIEKYRNLYTIQALPLSDVRFIRRHTPTFGLEYIIIVLSSGLAFPPFYFYNGGIRELFATLKQHVFIIRSDDDPNVFLVNDFEDPLQKSLSSLELPGVATVANAMSRQNSFSFTGSVSEVRHGDDAKYGGPSTMSEYVSKQRRKSSDPGRDISFQVLEKFSLVTKFARETTSSLFRENHSSGSHAYGRQKQEYVLDNKASDKYADQLITPDDASLPSDSVESDELLLVWGKKRGNPLTVEEWRSFLDPEGRIMDSKALRKKIFYGGVDHVLRKEVWKFLLGYHEYDSTQAEREYLAAMKREEYEAIKSQWKSISTTQAKRFTKFRERKGLIDKDVVRTDRSVPYYEGDDNPNVVVLRDILVTYSFYNFDLGYCQGMSDFLAPILYVMEDESEAFWCFASLMERLGGNFNRDQNGMHAQLLGLSKLVELLDPSLHNYFRQNDCLNYFFCFRWVLIQFKREFSFDQIMLLWEVLWTHYFSEHFHLYLCVGILKRYRLRIIGEGMDFDTLLKFINELSGQINIDRAIQDAEALCSIAGEAGADCIPPGTPPSMPIETDGGLYVQENDVL